The Rhodothermales bacterium DNA window TGGCTTCGAGGCGCTGGCGCACGTACCGTTCGGGAGGGTGTCCGATATGGCGCGGATCGCGCCGGCGATGGCGGCGCTTGAAAGTTACCGCACGGTGTACGGACTCGTGTCGAAGTATGTCAAACACGAAAAAATCCGCCAGGTGCTCTCGTTCCACCCGCTGCTTGTGGGCGGTAACCCGTTTAATGTGACCTCCATCTACACCCTCATTGCGTTCCTCGAGCGTAAATGGGGCGTTCATTACGCCATGGGCGGCACGGGCTCGATCGTGCGTGGGATGGTCGGGCTGCTGCGCGAGCGGGGCGTGTCGATCCGGCTCGGCGAGGAGGTTAAGGAGATCACACTCGAGGGCCGGCGCGCTACGGGCGTCCGCCTCGCGACCGGGGAAACGATCACGGCCGACCTCGTCGTGTCCAACGCCGACGTGGGCTGGACGTACCGTCACCTCCTGCCCGAGCACAGCCGGACGCGGTGGACAAATCGTCGGATCGAGTCGGCCCGGTACTCCATGAGCCTGTTCGTGTGGTACTTCGGCACGAAGCGCCAGTACCCGGATGTGGCCCATCATACGATCCTGCTGGGACCTCGGTATAAAGCGTTATTGGAAGATATCTTCGAAAAAAAGCGCCTGGCGGACGACTTTAGCCTGTATCTCCACCGGCCCACCGCGACGGACCCCTCGATGGCGCCCGCCGGCTGCGACGCGTTTTATGTCCTCTCCCCCGTGCCGCACCTGGAAAGTGGCGTCGATTGGTCGAAGCAGACGGAGCGCTACCGCAAAGCCATCGAGACGTACCTGTCGCTCTCGATTCTCCCCGGACTCGACGAGACTCTTGTCACCTCGCGCGTGCTCACGCCGCAGGGGTTTCTGGAGGATTATCTCTCGCTGAAAGGAGCGGCTTTCTCGATCGAGCCGGTGCTGACGCAGAGCGCCTATTTCCGACCGCACAACGTCAGCGAGGATATCGAAGGGCTGTATTGCGTCGGCGCCGGCACGCATCCGGGCGCCGGGTTGCCGGGGGTGTTGTCGTCGGCGCGGGTGTTGGATAGCGTTGTGGCGGACGTCGCGTAGGGAGCGGAAGAGGCGCAGGGGGTGGGCAAGGCGTAGAAGAGGCGCACGGTAGCGCCTGTACATGCGCCTGTACATGTGCCTGTACATGCGCCTGTACGGGTCGCGGCGTAGAAGAGGCGCACGGTAGTGCGCCTCTACCGGGAGCGCCTTGGAACATGCTTTGGAGCCATACGGTTTTGTGAGCTTCCCGTTTTGGATCCAACGCCGTGAACAGTGCAGGGAACCTCCATGGCCGTCAAGTTAGCCGCCTACGACCCGCAGACGATTGAGCAAAAGTGGTATGCCTTCTGGGAGGAGAATGGGTATTTTTCGGCCCGACGCGACCCTTCGAAGAAGCCCCACGTGATTGTCATGCCGCCGCCAAACGTGACGGGCCGGCTGCACATGGGCCATGCGCTCCAGGATACCGTGCAGGACGCGCTCACGCGTCTGCGCCGGATGCAGGGGTTCGAGGCGCTCTGGATGCCCGGAAAAGACCACGCCGGCATCGCCACGCAAAACGTCGTCGAGCGCGCCCTCAAGGCCGCCGAAGGCAAGTCGCGCCACGATCTGGGCCGCGAGGCATTCCTTGAAAAATGCTGGGAGTGGGTGGGCGAATACGGGAATATCATTCTTGACCAGAAGCGCCGGCTCGGGGACTCCTGCGACTGGGGCCGCGAGCGGTTCACGTTCGATGACGCCTACGTCAAGGCCGTGCAGCATGTGTTCGTAAAGCTGTACGACGCCGGCCTCATCTATCGCGGCGAATACCTGATCAACTGGTGCCCGGTCGACATGACGGCGCTGTCCGACGAGGAGGTCGACAACATCGAGCGGGACGGCTTCCTGTGGTACATCCGCTACCCGCTCGAGGATGGCAGCGGCCACTTGACCATTGCCACGACGCGGCCGGAGACCCTGCTGGGGGACTCCGCCATCGCGGTCCACCCGGAGGACGAGCGCTACGCGCACTTGATCGGCAAGCGGGCCATCCTCCCCCTGCTCAATCGCCCGATTCCGATCATCGCGGACGAATACGTCAAGCGCGAGTTCGCGGCCGGCGCGCTCAAGGTGACCCCTGCGCACGACAAAAACGACTTCGAGATCGGCCAGAAACACGGGCTGGAATGCATCGGGATCATGAACCTGGATGCGACGATCAACGCGCTGGGCGGGCCGTACGCCGGCTTGGACCGGTTCGTTGCCCGCGAGCGGATCGTGGCGGATCTGGAGGCCCTCGGCCTGCTCGAAAAAACGGAGCCGCACAAACTCACCGTCCCAATCTCCAGCCGCTCGAAGGCCGTCATCGAGCCCCTCATCTCGCGGCAGTGGTTCGTCCGTATGAAGCCCCTGGCGGACCCGGCCGTGGAGGCCGTGCGCAGCGGCAAGATCACCTTTTACCCGAAACGGTGGGAGAACGAATATTACCGCTGGCTCGAAAATATCCGCGACTGGTGCATCAGCCGGCAGCTCTGGTGGGGGCACCGCATCCCGGTGTGGTATCACCCGGATGCGCAGGGCGCCATCGACGAAAGCCGGCCGTTTGTTGTCTCCGTCGAGCAGCCGGAGCCCGGCATGCTCCAGGACGAGGACGTGCTCGACACCTGGTTCTCGTCGTGGCTGTGGCCGTTCGCCACGCTCGGCTGGCCTCAAGAAAAGGAGACTATCCAGCAGGATCTCGCCTATTTCTACCCCGGCCAGGTGCTGGTCTCCGGGTACGACATCCTGTTTTTCTGGATCGCCCGGATGATCATGGCCGGCCAGTATTTCATGGGCGATATCCCGTACCGCGATATCTTCATCACGGGGATGATCAAGGACAAGCAGGGCCGGTGGATGTCCAAGAGCCTCGGCAACGGCATCGATCCGCTGGAGATGATCGAGCAATACGGCGCCGACGCGGTCCGCTTCTCGCTTACGATTCTCTGCGCCCAGGGGCAGGATATCAAGCTGGACCCCACGAAGTTCGAGATGGGCCGCAACTTCGCGAACAAGATCTGGAACGCGTTTAATGTGTTCGGCCAGTTCATGGACGAGGGGGTGGCCTACCGCCGCACGCGTCGGTTCGACGAGCTCGAACTCGTGGAGCGGTGGATGGTCACGCGCCTCAACCAGACGATCGCCGAGGTAAACGAGGACATCGACCGATACCGCCTCAACGACGCCTTGACGAAGATCTACACCCTGTTCTGGGGGGATTTCTGCGACTGGTACCTGGAACTCATCAAACCGCAACAGGGGCAAGCCGTCGCCGGCGAAACGATTGCGCTCGCGATCGAAATCTACGAGAAGCTTCTCCAGCTTTTGCACCCCTTCATGCCCTTTATCACCGAAGACCTCTGGTGGCGGCTGCGGGCGCGGGAAGCCGGCGACGCGTGTATCACGTCCGCCTGGCCGGCCTCGAATGCGGCGGAGATCGATCCCTCGGCACTCGAAGCTCTCGGGTTGATGCAGGCGCTCATCTCCGGCATCCGGAATGTGAAAAACGAATACGGCGTATCGCCAGGGAAGGAGATCGAGGCGATCCTGAACCTGCCGGCGGCCGCGAACGGGTTGCGGCAGACGATGGAGGCTAATAAGCGTTATTTCGATCGGCTGGCCAAGGTGAAAGACCTGAAGGTGGGCGTCGGCCAGGCCAAGCCGAAGGCCAGCGCTTCGGTTGTCGTGGGCGCGAATGAGGTGTACATCCCGCTGGCCGGCATGATCGACCTCGGCATCGAGCGCGACCGCCTCAGCAAGGAGATCGCCCAGAAGGAGCAGTACGTACAGGCCGTCATGAAGAAACTCGGCAACGAGAGCTTCGTCGCCCGCGCGCCGGCAGAGGTGGTGCAGGGCGAGCGCGACAAAGCGACCCAGGCCGAAGACGAACTCGGCCGGCTCCGTGCGAATCTCGCGGACTTGGGGTAAGGGGTGGAATGGTTTAAGGTTCAAGGTTCGAGGATTAAGGGAAAGAGTCCCTTGAACCTTGAACCTGGGACCTTCAGCCCGTGGCGCGTCGTTTGCAGAGCGGGTAAACCTCACCTGTTACTATCCCACGATGAAGATTCCTGCGTTACCTGGATGGTCCGGCGTTGCCGGCGTTTTTCTTGCGCTCCTCTTGTTCGGCGCCTGCGCGGCGCCGGCGGACGAGGCGGTGGAAGCAGCGGCGGTCCTGGTAGAGAATGTGCAGTATACCCTGCTTCCTGGCGGCGCGCGCATCGTTACCGGCACCCTGTTTAATCCGACCGAAGATCCGATCAACAACGCGCAGATCCAGATCTCGCTGTACGACGTCAACAACGTGCGGGTGTCCACCATGAGCGTCACGATCCAGGACGTGTCTCCTGGTTCCCGGAAATCCTTTCGGGAGCCCATCAACACCGATCTCGACGTGCGCGGCGCCAGCGTGAAGAGCGTGCTGGTGCTCTGAGACGCGACTGCAGACAGACCATGAGCGAAGCGCCAGAATCTCCCCGAACCTCCTTTCAGGCGCTGACCGAGATCGCGCTTGTGATCAACTCGATCCAGGAGCCGGCCGCGTTACTCGAAAAGGTGCTTGAAATCGCCATGGACACCCTGCTGGCGGAGCGGGGATTTGTGTTGCTGGAAGACGCTTCGGATCGGCGCGGGTTTACCGTGAAGGCGCAGCAAAACGTAAGCACCCGGCAGATTGACGACCTGATCGACGTCTCTACCAGTGTCGTGCACCGCGTGCTTCAGTCAGGCGAGCCCATCGTGATGGCCGAGGCGCAGGAGGATGAGCGGTTCGCCGGCGCCGAGAGCATCGTCCTGCACCACATCCAGTCCATTGCCTGCGTCCCGCTGAGGATCAAAAACCGTCAGATCGGCGCGGTCTACCTGGACAGCATTAAAAAACGGGGCCGCTTCACGCCGGGCAGCATCCCGTTCCTGACGGCCTTCGCCAACCAGGCCGCGATCGCCATCGAACATGCGCGGCTGCACCAATCCCTGCGCAACGAAAACAGCCAGCTCCGCCAGGAGATCGCTCAGATCAACGGGTTCGACAGCATCATCGGCCAGAGCCCACGCATGCAGGAAGTATTTCGGCTGATTTC harbors:
- a CDS encoding phytoene desaturase, translated to MSWIDALVHRADANLNTRTTPLSVAPDAPHVVVIGAGFGGLAAAIRLSVRGYRVTVVDRLDQAGGRGRVFEQDGFTFDAGPTVITAPFLFEELWSLCGRRMADDVDLRPVSPFYRIRFDDGTSFDYTADPDAMSREIARFSPGDVAGYHRFFEKSAEIFKVGFEALAHVPFGRVSDMARIAPAMAALESYRTVYGLVSKYVKHEKIRQVLSFHPLLVGGNPFNVTSIYTLIAFLERKWGVHYAMGGTGSIVRGMVGLLRERGVSIRLGEEVKEITLEGRRATGVRLATGETITADLVVSNADVGWTYRHLLPEHSRTRWTNRRIESARYSMSLFVWYFGTKRQYPDVAHHTILLGPRYKALLEDIFEKKRLADDFSLYLHRPTATDPSMAPAGCDAFYVLSPVPHLESGVDWSKQTERYRKAIETYLSLSILPGLDETLVTSRVLTPQGFLEDYLSLKGAAFSIEPVLTQSAYFRPHNVSEDIEGLYCVGAGTHPGAGLPGVLSSARVLDSVVADVA
- a CDS encoding FxLYD domain-containing protein, with protein sequence MKIPALPGWSGVAGVFLALLLFGACAAPADEAVEAAAVLVENVQYTLLPGGARIVTGTLFNPTEDPINNAQIQISLYDVNNVRVSTMSVTIQDVSPGSRKSFREPINTDLDVRGASVKSVLVL
- a CDS encoding valine--tRNA ligase, with protein sequence MAVKLAAYDPQTIEQKWYAFWEENGYFSARRDPSKKPHVIVMPPPNVTGRLHMGHALQDTVQDALTRLRRMQGFEALWMPGKDHAGIATQNVVERALKAAEGKSRHDLGREAFLEKCWEWVGEYGNIILDQKRRLGDSCDWGRERFTFDDAYVKAVQHVFVKLYDAGLIYRGEYLINWCPVDMTALSDEEVDNIERDGFLWYIRYPLEDGSGHLTIATTRPETLLGDSAIAVHPEDERYAHLIGKRAILPLLNRPIPIIADEYVKREFAAGALKVTPAHDKNDFEIGQKHGLECIGIMNLDATINALGGPYAGLDRFVARERIVADLEALGLLEKTEPHKLTVPISSRSKAVIEPLISRQWFVRMKPLADPAVEAVRSGKITFYPKRWENEYYRWLENIRDWCISRQLWWGHRIPVWYHPDAQGAIDESRPFVVSVEQPEPGMLQDEDVLDTWFSSWLWPFATLGWPQEKETIQQDLAYFYPGQVLVSGYDILFFWIARMIMAGQYFMGDIPYRDIFITGMIKDKQGRWMSKSLGNGIDPLEMIEQYGADAVRFSLTILCAQGQDIKLDPTKFEMGRNFANKIWNAFNVFGQFMDEGVAYRRTRRFDELELVERWMVTRLNQTIAEVNEDIDRYRLNDALTKIYTLFWGDFCDWYLELIKPQQGQAVAGETIALAIEIYEKLLQLLHPFMPFITEDLWWRLRAREAGDACITSAWPASNAAEIDPSALEALGLMQALISGIRNVKNEYGVSPGKEIEAILNLPAAANGLRQTMEANKRYFDRLAKVKDLKVGVGQAKPKASASVVVGANEVYIPLAGMIDLGIERDRLSKEIAQKEQYVQAVMKKLGNESFVARAPAEVVQGERDKATQAEDELGRLRANLADLG